The following proteins are encoded in a genomic region of Sulfurimonas sp. HSL3-7:
- a CDS encoding arsenate reductase ArsC yields the protein MEKKRVLILCTGNSCRSIMAEALINAKMGDCVEAQSSGVQASGRVNPNAKALLEERGLWREAYHSKVIETVLDTPFDLVVTVCDHAHESCPTFPKVVKTIHMAFEDPSGKAVEEYAVTLDRIEKELLPVVESELCR from the coding sequence ATGGAAAAGAAGAGAGTATTGATCTTATGTACGGGGAACAGCTGCCGCAGTATCATGGCCGAAGCGCTGATCAATGCGAAAATGGGCGACTGCGTCGAGGCGCAGAGCTCAGGCGTCCAGGCGAGCGGCAGGGTCAACCCCAATGCCAAGGCGCTGCTTGAAGAGAGAGGGCTCTGGCGGGAGGCCTACCACTCCAAAGTGATCGAAACGGTGCTCGATACCCCGTTTGACCTGGTCGTCACCGTCTGTGATCATGCGCACGAGAGTTGTCCAACTTTTCCAAAGGTGGTGAAGACGATCCATATGGCGTTCGAGGACCCGTCGGGTAAAGCTGTCGAAGAGTACGCAGTGACGCTTGATCGGATCGAAAAAGAGCTGCTGCCGGTTGTCGAATCGGAGCTCTGCCGGTGA
- a CDS encoding permease, with translation MWKDFVDTLVYEIMGMAEGDRLADALNFFIYDSVKIAFLLVTIIFIISFLRSYMNTEKVRAYLSRKHRVTGHVFAALFGIITPFCSCSAIPLFLGFLQARIPLGITFSYLISAPLNNEIAIAMLFGLFGWEITAIYIGFGLLVAIIGGLVIGMMKVERYILIPVTPLEGEITVPEEANISLKVRAKEAWKNTRELLIKVMPYVVAGVGVGAFIHGYVPQDMIVAYAGQENPFAVIVAVVMGIPMYSNAAGIIPMIEALTLKGMAMGTALAFMMAVTALSLPEAIILKKLLHTKLIALFFAIVGSGIIVIGYLFNAII, from the coding sequence ATGTGGAAGGACTTTGTCGACACGCTTGTCTATGAGATCATGGGGATGGCAGAAGGTGACAGATTAGCCGATGCCCTGAATTTTTTCATCTATGACAGCGTCAAGATCGCCTTTCTGCTGGTCACCATCATCTTTATCATCTCGTTTTTACGTTCCTATATGAATACCGAAAAGGTACGGGCCTATCTGAGCAGAAAACACAGGGTGACCGGCCATGTCTTCGCAGCGCTCTTCGGGATCATCACCCCCTTTTGCTCCTGTTCGGCCATCCCGCTTTTCCTGGGGTTCCTGCAGGCGCGCATTCCGCTTGGGATCACCTTCTCCTACCTGATCAGCGCGCCGCTTAACAACGAGATCGCGATCGCGATGCTTTTTGGACTCTTCGGCTGGGAGATCACGGCGATCTACATCGGCTTCGGTCTGCTGGTCGCCATTATCGGGGGGCTGGTCATCGGTATGATGAAGGTGGAGCGCTACATCCTGATCCCGGTCACACCGCTCGAAGGGGAGATCACCGTGCCGGAGGAAGCGAACATATCTTTGAAGGTGCGTGCGAAAGAGGCCTGGAAGAACACCCGTGAACTGCTGATCAAAGTGATGCCCTACGTGGTCGCCGGTGTCGGCGTGGGTGCCTTCATCCACGGCTATGTGCCTCAGGATATGATCGTGGCGTATGCCGGGCAGGAGAACCCTTTCGCCGTCATCGTCGCGGTCGTCATGGGCATTCCGATGTACTCCAATGCCGCCGGGATCATTCCGATGATCGAAGCACTGACACTCAAGGGGATGGCGATGGGGACGGCGCTTGCCTTTATGATGGCGGTGACCGCGCTGAGCCTGCCTGAGGCGATCATCCTGAAAAAGCTGCTGCATACAAAGCTGATCGCACTCTTTTTTGCGATCGTGGGGTCGGGGATCATCGTGATCGGCTACCTCTTCAACGCCATCATCTAG
- a CDS encoding thioredoxin family protein, translating into MKRLLLLMATLLMPLFFGGCSPQGREASEVRGSEPATPYVYAAKAVGQGQPVMFEFGKGSCKACKEMGELIFRLKKSRPHYRLFYIDVSRDRKAAAENGIRMIPTQLFFDGEGREVYRHVGGFTTDGFMQTLQKYGFDAK; encoded by the coding sequence GTGAAACGTCTATTACTGCTTATGGCAACGCTGCTTATGCCGCTGTTCTTTGGCGGCTGCAGTCCGCAGGGGAGAGAAGCCTCAGAGGTGCGCGGCAGCGAACCGGCTACACCGTATGTCTATGCGGCGAAAGCTGTTGGCCAGGGTCAGCCTGTGATGTTCGAGTTCGGCAAAGGGAGCTGCAAAGCCTGCAAGGAGATGGGCGAGCTGATCTTCCGGCTTAAAAAGAGCCGTCCGCACTACCGTCTTTTCTATATCGATGTCAGCAGAGACCGAAAAGCGGCGGCGGAGAACGGTATCAGGATGATCCCGACCCAGCTTTTTTTCGACGGAGAGGGCAGAGAAGTCTACCGTCATGTCGGCGGTTTCACGACCGACGGGTTCATGCAGACCCTGCAAAAATACGGCTTCGATGCGAAGTAG
- a CDS encoding cytochrome c biogenesis protein CcdA, whose translation MQETVLALLEAHTYLAFLGAFGAGAITAAAPCSLVTVPLLVGSAVALNKDLTGRKKVIYTYLFASLFALGVMISFSVLGFVVAKFGGLFSVAPVWAYLAAGVLSIVIALYAFGLLPAVDKSGMMRRLVGLRLFGGFLIGIIFGLVSTPCASAPLVAIISAAASSGYLLAYGLILTFALGHSLLLLGAGISVGFAQSIVSNKSLAKVSEWINKGFALMLLGFGGYFLYQAVLQF comes from the coding sequence ATGCAGGAGACGGTACTGGCACTGCTTGAGGCCCACACCTACCTGGCATTTCTGGGTGCCTTCGGTGCCGGCGCAATCACGGCGGCCGCCCCCTGTTCGCTTGTCACGGTACCGCTTCTGGTAGGAAGCGCCGTGGCATTGAACAAAGACCTTACCGGGCGAAAAAAAGTGATCTACACCTATCTCTTCGCCTCTCTTTTCGCCCTGGGCGTCATGATCAGCTTTTCGGTTTTGGGCTTTGTGGTCGCAAAGTTCGGCGGCCTCTTTTCCGTCGCCCCGGTCTGGGCCTATCTGGCGGCAGGGGTGTTGAGCATCGTCATCGCGCTCTATGCCTTCGGTCTCTTACCGGCTGTCGACAAATCGGGGATGATGCGGCGCCTTGTTGGATTGCGTCTTTTCGGCGGCTTTCTGATCGGCATAATCTTCGGCCTGGTCAGCACCCCCTGCGCTTCGGCGCCGCTGGTGGCGATCATCTCAGCTGCGGCTTCCAGCGGCTACCTTCTGGCCTACGGCCTGATCCTCACCTTCGCCCTGGGCCACTCGCTGCTGCTGCTCGGCGCCGGCATCTCGGTCGGTTTCGCCCAGAGCATCGTTTCGAACAAGAGCCTGGCCAAAGTGTCGGAGTGGATCAACAAAGGCTTTGCCCTGATGCTGCTGGGCTTCGGCGGTTATTTTCTCTATCAGGCTGTGTTACAGTTTTAA
- a CDS encoding thioredoxin family protein: MKIEILGTGCAKCNELEAKVKEAVAKSGRFVQIEKVDDLMKIMEYGVMSTPGLVIDGKVVMTGKVPSLEELSKLIEG; the protein is encoded by the coding sequence ATGAAAATAGAGATTTTAGGAACGGGGTGTGCGAAGTGCAATGAGCTTGAGGCGAAGGTCAAAGAGGCGGTTGCCAAAAGCGGCAGGTTCGTTCAGATCGAGAAGGTGGATGACCTGATGAAGATCATGGAGTACGGTGTGATGAGTACGCCGGGTCTGGTGATCGACGGCAAAGTGGTTATGACAGGAAAAGTGCCGAGTCTGGAAGAACTCTCAAAGCTGATAGAAGGGTAG
- a CDS encoding rhodanese-like domain-containing protein: MKFFLSLMLLIGLAHAYEDDVTADVAYKMQKDGEAIIVDVRTTIEYLYTGHGEGFINIPAYYWTYDEKSIDARVKSAQYEVEKSKVKDHKSVQKLYAAKEVINKNFVKDVMKAMKLAGVDKVILVCRSGPRSAAAADKLASEGITAYNLEDGFIFGWKEEGMPWGGQ; encoded by the coding sequence ATGAAATTTTTTCTTTCACTGATGCTTCTTATCGGTCTGGCACATGCCTATGAAGACGATGTAACTGCTGATGTAGCGTACAAGATGCAAAAAGACGGCGAAGCGATCATCGTCGATGTCCGCACGACGATCGAGTATCTCTACACCGGCCACGGCGAAGGGTTCATCAACATCCCGGCCTACTACTGGACCTATGATGAAAAATCCATCGATGCCCGTGTCAAGAGCGCCCAGTATGAAGTCGAAAAGAGCAAGGTCAAAGACCATAAATCGGTCCAGAAGCTCTATGCGGCAAAAGAGGTCATCAACAAGAACTTTGTCAAAGATGTCATGAAGGCGATGAAACTTGCCGGTGTCGACAAGGTCATCCTGGTCTGCCGCAGCGGCCCGCGCTCAGCTGCCGCAGCCGACAAACTGGCAAGTGAGGGGATCACTGCATACAACCTCGAAGACGGTTTCATCTTCGGCTGGAAAGAAGAGGGAATGCCCTGGGGCGGCCAGTAA
- a CDS encoding DedA family protein, giving the protein MGAEELIANYGYIAVLIGTFFEGETVLLIAGFFAHLGYLKLPYVIVAAFTGSLAGDQLFFYAGRIKGIELVNKRPVLRSKAERIFKLMHRHQTVLILGFRFLYGLRTITPVVLGASGISPVRFLILNICGALLWAVIIGVSGYYFGKALELLIGNIKQYEFWVITALLLISLAVWIVGRWRDRDWSHR; this is encoded by the coding sequence GTGGGTGCTGAAGAGCTGATTGCGAATTACGGTTACATCGCTGTTCTGATCGGGACCTTCTTTGAGGGGGAGACCGTTCTTCTGATAGCAGGCTTTTTTGCACATCTCGGCTATCTGAAACTACCCTATGTCATCGTGGCGGCGTTTACGGGCAGTCTGGCCGGCGATCAACTCTTTTTTTATGCAGGGCGGATCAAAGGGATCGAACTGGTCAACAAAAGACCCGTTTTACGCTCAAAAGCCGAGCGTATCTTTAAGCTGATGCACAGACATCAGACGGTACTGATCCTCGGATTCCGTTTTCTCTATGGTCTTCGGACGATCACACCGGTGGTATTGGGGGCAAGCGGTATTTCCCCTGTACGCTTTCTCATTCTGAATATCTGCGGGGCACTGTTGTGGGCAGTCATCATCGGTGTGTCGGGGTACTATTTCGGTAAAGCGCTGGAGCTGCTTATCGGCAACATAAAACAGTACGAATTTTGGGTGATTACAGCGCTACTGCTGATCAGCCTTGCCGTATGGATTGTCGGCCGGTGGCGCGACCGGGACTGGTCTCACCGCTGA
- a CDS encoding NAD(P)H-dependent oxidoreductase, translating into MTNDFTKAMEFRHACKAFDTTKKIPDEAMRYILEAGRKSPSSFGMEAWKFLVITNEDLKVKLRPFCWDQEQITSCSHLVVVLAGIESVKVESGIPEKRFLRREMPQEKLDFYLNKYASHLEKTLSSDENIYCWTARQSYIAAGNMMTAAAFVGIDSCPIEGFEKEKVETVLELDTGRYQVAMLLPFGYRVNAQSKQLRLPFDEVVEFID; encoded by the coding sequence ATGACAAATGATTTTACAAAAGCAATGGAGTTCAGACACGCCTGCAAGGCCTTTGATACAACGAAAAAGATCCCTGACGAGGCGATGCGATACATTTTGGAGGCAGGACGCAAGTCACCCTCCTCTTTCGGCATGGAAGCGTGGAAGTTCCTGGTCATCACGAATGAAGATCTGAAGGTGAAACTGCGTCCTTTCTGCTGGGACCAGGAGCAGATCACTTCTTGCTCTCACCTGGTCGTTGTGCTTGCCGGTATTGAAAGTGTCAAAGTCGAAAGCGGTATTCCCGAAAAAAGATTCTTGCGCAGAGAGATGCCGCAGGAGAAGCTTGACTTCTATCTGAATAAATATGCTTCTCACCTGGAAAAGACCTTGAGTTCTGATGAGAACATCTACTGCTGGACAGCGAGACAGAGCTATATCGCCGCAGGGAACATGATGACGGCAGCCGCTTTCGTTGGCATCGACTCCTGCCCGATCGAAGGTTTTGAAAAAGAGAAGGTCGAAACCGTCCTGGAACTTGACACCGGCAGATACCAGGTCGCAATGCTTCTGCCTTTCGGCTACAGGGTCAATGCGCAATCCAAACAGCTGCGGCTGCCGTTTGACGAGGTCGTTGAGTTCATCGACTGA
- a CDS encoding NAD(P)H-dependent oxidoreductase, with protein MKNVLIINGHQYYENIAEGKLTAIFIDAANAFLTDNGFNVKNTAIDSGYSIQEEVDKFAWADYILFQYPVYWMGVPWITKKYIDEIFSAGVQTVTYQNDGRSSLDPSKKYGSGGLMQGKKYMLSLTYNCPATEFDNAEGFFDGLSVDEANIATHKTFQFCGATPLETYSIHDIFKGDLDVPSEVEKFQTLLKKNFIND; from the coding sequence ATGAAAAATGTACTGATCATCAATGGACACCAATACTATGAAAACATCGCCGAAGGAAAATTGACCGCTATCTTTATCGATGCGGCCAATGCTTTTTTAACTGACAACGGGTTCAATGTCAAAAACACGGCGATCGACAGCGGCTATTCGATCCAGGAAGAGGTCGACAAGTTCGCATGGGCGGATTATATTTTGTTCCAGTACCCTGTCTACTGGATGGGCGTTCCATGGATCACCAAAAAATATATTGATGAGATCTTCTCTGCCGGCGTACAGACAGTGACCTACCAAAACGACGGAAGAAGCAGCCTGGACCCCTCCAAAAAATACGGCAGCGGGGGTCTGATGCAGGGTAAAAAATACATGCTCAGCCTGACCTACAACTGCCCGGCGACAGAGTTTGACAATGCCGAAGGTTTTTTCGACGGCCTCTCTGTGGATGAAGCCAACATCGCCACGCACAAGACCTTCCAGTTCTGCGGTGCAACGCCGCTTGAGACCTACTCTATTCACGACATCTTCAAGGGAGACCTTGATGTGCCGTCAGAAGTGGAAAAGTTCCAGACGCTACTGAAGAAAAATTTCATAAACGACTAA